The genomic DNA ACATGAAAATGGCATATGGCAAGAAAATCTTGAATCTagacagacacatactgtattcaGCACACATACTATGCACATATTTTACATTGCTACAATAAGATGAGCTACATTTTCATTCATATGAACATGTTTCATAAGCTCTATCACACCAGTATATATAAtcaaaatgttgtaatgttttgtcCTCAGTTAGTTGTGGCAGAGTATATGAGTACGTGGGGTGGCTGAGGTCAGGGATGGTCGGCCCAAGACAATGTTAGATTTGGAGGAAAAATGTTGCAAAGGTGAAGGATGGGGTCGAGAGATGTTTTGGAGAAGGAAATTGAACAGATGGAGCTGAAATTTTGGGAGGGTATGAGAaataatgagaaatgttatatatttactaaactgtaaatatttctgacatttttcacatttcccTCTCAGAGAACTCTGctgttttacttttgtttttcattctgtCTGCTTCCATCTGTCTCATACTCTTGGGTTATAAATATTTCAGTGACTAACTTTCAAGATGGTTGATAATAAACTAGTTTGGTGGCTTAACCTTACAACTTCACTattcttttgttttcatcttatGTTCTGGTACAAATAGATGCGGTAATTTTTGTTATATGCACATCTCTGTAAAGCCaccttcttaaaaaaaaacctgtgagAGTGTCTGTAAACTCTGAGAGAATGGAGACATCCTTGATCCTCTCTGAAGTGACAGGGGTGTTGATGATGTGATTCGAAGAGGAGTGAAGACAGAGGGATAGATGGACTTCCCCAGGGAGCCGTGGGTACGTACCAGGGAAGGTAGGGTTGCTCTGCCCAAGGGAAGGGAGGGGGATATGCTGCATAGCCAGCTGGTGAAGCTTGGTCAACTGCAGGGTAGGAAGGAAGTTAGAGCTAACCAATCAAACTGGATTATTTCAGAGGAGTTGACAACTACAATACAGAACCAATCTGAAGTTCACAAAACATCACAGATAGTGTCAGTGTGAAGAGATTCATTTCCTTCAGAAAGCATGCTGGCTTCTCGTGGCAGTCATCTGAAAATACAGTCACATCTCTGGCTACAAAGCTTTCACTGATCATGAATTCTAAAGATCTTTCTTTCATTTCAATCAATGCATGCTACTGCAATGTGTTAGTGTTAATAATGTCAACAGATCAGGGTTATTGAAGTTTCATCTTTGCAGAGTAGGGTACACAGAGGGCGTATAGTGGTGGCTTTGGAGGGAGTGGGCAGGAGTAGGTCATTAGGGCGCGTGTCAGTCACTCAAATGAGCATACTTACATCTTGATGCGCAAAAGCATACTGCCCTGGAATTGCAAAGGCCTGAAAAGAATAATAGAAGAGATGTGGTTGTATGAGTGAGAGGTGCAGACATGTTTGAACATGTCACTTGAAATGTGAATTTGTCACAGAGCACAAAGAGTAAACTCAGTGCAGTGAGTGTGTTTCTAAAAATCcattctcttcctcttttcaATAGCTCTAATGTGTATGGATTTGATGGAATTTCATCTAAATGTCATCTGCTGTTTTGCCCCCTCTTTGACCATGGCCAGAAATCAAATAACATAAACAGATGTCTGATAGGTCAGAGCAGACTGTGCCAGATTCAGGACAGCAACTGGCCAGCACATGCAAACATGAGCTTTAGTCACGACATCTATCACACTGCGGGGGAATTATTAATGTGAATGACTGTTATTCATATCTCAATCAACACATTACAGCGTGACCGAAAACTTTCTAATGTGATCATTAGCTCATCTTACTGCTTACAGCATTACAATATGAAGAGCTTATTGTTGTATAATTACATAGATGTGTCCCTCTAGTGGTGAAATGTGCTTAATGATCAGCGTGACTCCGAGCTCCCACACAATTAGGAAGCAATTCAATTGCCATGCTTTTAACAAATCTGCTAAAATCACAGCTAAATAACTCCCATATTGCTACTTACATGTGCAGAGTGTTGTGGTGCTAATACTGCATGGGCTCCAGCAGTCATGGTCTTGGGACGGTAGGGAATAGTCGCTCCTTTTGGTGGAGACTAGAGACACAGTCATGCACACCAAAAAGTAGAATTTATACACTGCTACAACTGAGAAAAGAGCTCTTACTGGCACTGATGCATTTTATATCCCTTTTTATATTGCCTGCTGAATCTTTTTACACCCCTTTCATCTGTTGAGAAAGTTACATGAGACCTTGGACCAAAGAAACCTATGATACCTGTGAATAGACCTGAAAATGGAGGATTGATAAGATTTTTTGACAATAAAAAGAGGTCAAGTGGATGCTGAACATAAATCTAAACTCACTCCTTTACTTACAGGAATCCAGTTTAACTAGTTTCAATCttatataaataattaaaaaataaataaaagatagtATAGTATACATCAGTAATTCCAAATTACAGGGTACTCTGACAGATATTGGGGGGGTAtgtcagacaaaaaaaatcattaaagtaATAACATTTTGAACATCCAAGCGAATAGTGCCATTATTGTTGCACATCTCATGAGGATGACCAACCACTACAACCTGAACACAAAGATTTAGCCTTGCAGGAGGGTCTGGAAATATCCTCAATGTGCTACTGAATACCTTTTACCACCTCCTAAACAAATGTGACATACTTGATGCCTAAATAGAGTTGTTGAACATGAAGATCATCTGCTGTCTGACAGTGCTTACCTCCAGCATGACAGAGCAGATGTGTCTTACACACTGAGTGATGGCCTGTGGAGTGCCGGAGATTGTGACAGCCCTCTCTGTAGAGTCCGGCAGCATGTCTCCTGCCACCTGAACCTGAGCGCCTGTGGTCTTAACATCACCAGAcaacagaagaaaacaaaggTTATTTATTGCTGAAAAGAGCACAGCAGCACCCAAATTGAAATGCTGTTTCAAGCACCCACAAATTACCCCGAACACATATTGACATGCAGGGAGCAGCTGCAAGCCAAAAAGCAATGTGTGTTCCAATATTTTTAAGAGGCGTACACAAGTATTGTCCATTCAGAATGAGTATTCACCCTCTTAAAATCTTTACAGGCATAATCAGTGGAATTTTGAAGAGCAgcaaccaaaaaaataaatacattttaaggcaaagaaaaacaggaaaagttTGACTGGAGTGTTTGATATTTGAGGTGTCAAAGCAGCAGGGGAATtggttttctgtctctgtttgggtgcaaaaacacaacttcctgatagaaaataaaaaggaaaggaTTCCTACCTCTCTGATCTCTTTGATTTTTGAGCCTCCTTTGCCAATCAGGGAGCCACACTGGCTTCCTGGGAAAACCAGGCGTAGTGTCACAGGTGGCTTGCTTGTCACGTTGCTGTTTGTCATTGCTGCAGTAATATCCTGAGGGAGGATTCAAAAATATGTTCAGCACCGACCGAAAGAACGTCAGCTTTATTTGACAAGTCTCATTTTTTTGCAAGACTAAGGGAAAGGTGCATTCAGTGTCCTTCAGACTTCAGACAAAATCTTTAAAGGATCTTTAGTAAATTCTCGTATTAAACACTAGAATTTTATTGACCAGATGTTGCACATTTGTTTTGCTGTACCTCCTCAAACTTCTCTGCGATCATGGAGAAAGCTCTGAAGATGCCCTCTGTGGGTCCTGTGATAGTAATTATTCTCTCTGGAGATGATCCCTCTGATATGTTGATACGAGCACCACTCTGGAAACACAAATCCACAATTATACCAGGCTCAATTTGTTGTAATTTATCTGCCAGAACTCATTCAATTATACTAGTTTTCACATCACAGGATGTCAAAGTGAATGCTCACCTCCTCCCTCATCTTCTTTACTGTTTCTCCTTTCTGGAATCAAGTAGGAAAATATTAAACAGTAAACTTTATTAGTTTCATatagggaggaaaaaaagacaatcGGTAAGAAAGCAGGATGAACGATTgtaaaaagaatatatatatatatatatatctacctTCCCGATTATGCTACCAACTTCCTGTGAATGAAAAGATAACAACCCTTAACAAGCAAGTGGCAACACACAAGATGTTCTCTAACAGCTTTTCACATTTACAGCAGGATGTAATCATTTTATCAATTACTTCAAAATACATAATTATTTGAAGTATTTACGCATCTGTCTATTACCTTCCCATGCATCAGCAGCCTTAACGTCAGTGTAATATTCAGACTCCCATCTGAAGCCATTTCTTCCTTGTCAGACATTCTCTGTGTTTTCCAAGCTTTAATGTAAAGCGTCtgcaaagaaagagagaaatactTTAAGACTGTTCCCATTCATAACAAGAGCTCTAGTATTTCAGGTGCTTTAGCAGATTATCTGTTAAAATAAAGAGGTGATCTACAAGATCCTAATGTTATTACAAAGTCACACTGTGTGGGGAGTATTGTACTG from Sander lucioperca isolate FBNREF2018 chromosome 15, SLUC_FBN_1.2, whole genome shotgun sequence includes the following:
- the zgc:110045 gene encoding poly(rC)-binding protein 3 isoform X3; amino-acid sequence: MSDKEEMASDGSLNITLTLRLLMHGKEVGSIIGKKGETVKKMREESGARINISEGSSPERIITITGPTEGIFRAFSMIAEKFEEDITAAMTNSNVTSKPPVTLRLVFPGSQCGSLIGKGGSKIKEIRETTGAQVQVAGDMLPDSTERAVTISGTPQAITQCVRHICSVMLESPPKGATIPYRPKTMTAGAHAVLAPQHSAHAFAIPGQYAFAHQDLTKLHQLAMQHIPLPSLGQSNPTFPGTYPRLPGEVHLSLCLHSSSNHIINTPVTSERIKDVSILSEFTDTLTGLDASAPTSSQELAIPNDFIGCIIGRQGSKINEIRQVSGAHIKIASATDGSAMRQVTITGSPASISVAQYLINARLSSVLTGLGVL
- the zgc:110045 gene encoding poly(rC)-binding protein 3 isoform X1, which translates into the protein MSDKEEMASDGSLNITLTLRLLMHGKEVGSIIGKKGETVKKMREESGARINISEGSSPERIITITGPTEGIFRAFSMIAEKFEEDITAAMTNSNVTSKPPVTLRLVFPGSQCGSLIGKGGSKIKEIRETTGAQVQVAGDMLPDSTERAVTISGTPQAITQCVRHICSVMLESPPKGATIPYRPKTMTAGAHAVLAPQHSAHAFAIPGQYAFAHQDLTKLHQLAMQHIPLPSLGQSNPTFPGTYPRLPGEVHLSLCLHSSSNHIINTPVTSERIKDVSILSEFTDTLTGLDASAPTSSQELAIPNDFIGCIIGRQGSKINEIRQVSGAHIKIASATDGSAMRQVTITGSPASISVAQYLINASLEMAKYTMQAASSANPIDLNMSFSQSAPTASTAATSMAVLAATTSSPAINVHSPSTLQTIQNQHYAVPISSLLGMKTLPLLAVHPAAASSLAQGFCPYTTKMTTSIKKSERQKFGPY
- the zgc:110045 gene encoding poly(rC)-binding protein 3 isoform X2 is translated as MSDKEEMASDGSLNITLTLRLLMHGKEVGSIIGKKGETVKKMREESGARINISEGSSPERIITITGPTEGIFRAFSMIAEKFEEDITAAMTNSNVTSKPPVTLRLVFPGSQCGSLIGKGGSKIKEIRETTGAQVQVAGDMLPDSTERAVTISGTPQAITQCVRHICSVMLESPPKGATIPYRPKTMTAGAHAVLAPQHSAHAFAIPGQYAFAHQDLTKLHQLAMQHIPLPSLGQSNPTFPGLDASAPTSSQELAIPNDFIGCIIGRQGSKINEIRQVSGAHIKIASATDGSAMRQVTITGSPASISVAQYLINASLEMAKYTMQAASSANPIDLNMSFSQSAPTASTAATSMAVLAATTSSPAINVHSPSTLQTIQNQHYAVPISSLLGMKTLPLLAVHPAAASSLAQGFCPYTTKMTTSIKKSERQKFGPY
- the zgc:110045 gene encoding poly(rC)-binding protein 3 isoform X4 is translated as MSDKEEMASDGSLNITLTLRLLMHGKEVGSIIGKKGETVKKMREESGARINISEGSSPERIITITGPTEGIFRAFSMIAEKFEEDITAAMTNSNVTSKPPVTLRLVFPGSQCGSLIGKGGSKIKEIRETTGAQVQVAGDMLPDSTERAVTISGTPQAITQCVRHICSVMLESPPKGATIPYRPKTMTAGAHAVLAPQHSAHAFAIPGQYAFAHQDLTKLHQLAMQHIPLPSLGQSNPTFPGLDASAPTSSQELAIPNDFIGCIIGRQGSKINEIRQVSGAHIKIASATDGSAMRQVTITGSPASISVAQYLINARLSSVLTGLGVL